The genome window ctgtctcacctgtctgtctgtgtggttctCAGCTGCAGGAAAGTCTACGTTTGTGCGTCTCCTCCAGGGGGCGTCAGAGGACTGGGAGGTGATTCCTGAGCCGATTGGAAAATGGTGCAACGTGCGGAACGAGAGCGATGACGTTTACCAGGTGAGcacagtgatgatgtcatcgcCCTCCCTGTCCTTTCACTATAAAGTGCTGACGACTTCCTGTGTGTTCAGGAGCTGAGCTCGTCTCAGAAGAGCGGAGGAAACCTTCTGCAGATGTTGTACGATAAACCGAGCCGCTGGTCCTACACCTTCCAGGTGAGCTCCAGACCCCCCCAGCCACAATCAACGCAACAATAATAAGAACCATATTAATTatgataatattttaaataattgttataGATGTCCCTctccacccgtctgtctctctctctctccctgtctgtctctcagagtTATGCATGTCTCAGCAGAGTTCGTTCTCAGCTTCAGTCGCCGTCGATCAAACttcaacaaagtgaaaaacCTGTTCAGTTCTACGAGCGCTCTGTCTACTCtgacaggtaactgattactacaggtgactgattactacaggtaactgattactacaggtaactgatt of Hippoglossus hippoglossus isolate fHipHip1 unplaced genomic scaffold, fHipHip1.pri scaffold_54_arrow_ctg1, whole genome shotgun sequence contains these proteins:
- the LOC117759015 gene encoding deoxycytidine kinase-like, with translation MATPPKRSCRVPASPTLSDSFWRKEKKISIEGNIAAGKSTFVRLLQGASEDWEVIPEPIGKWCNVRNESDDVYQELSSSQKSGGNLLQMLYDKPSRWSYTFQSYACLSRVRSQLQSPSIKLQQSEKPVQFYERSVYSDR